One genomic segment of Dehalogenimonas alkenigignens includes these proteins:
- a CDS encoding FMN-binding protein — translation MTQGSFWQLHGKKVLIIGAVVSLLGAWTFGQLNIKTDVDSYLPEVMPEAASFELITSKAADGQYLYSAANGAGPIGYVTAGEGQGYGGPIIVLVAWTLDGKITNIQVPQHEETPAWYNRLYTAQYFTQYIGREFLDPFTLDEDINAASGATRSSHGVAEGVYEGRLLLAEHLGQPFVGPKQPIQLGAPEIVLLLGLALVVIFRMVPGLRQKRWPRYVMLVYGLVFFGIWLSAMLSLINFLVFPIGFAPSPATNPLLYVMVFGILGLAAIFGKNFWCFWVCPYCALQEGAHFLGGSQVRPISRRQLLLRNTRYIILWALVMFVFISRQPQISVIEPWNTVFSLEGNLSQWLLVIATLGVSLFIYDFWCHFLCPVGATMDIVLKIRTWTVNAIGRFTAR, via the coding sequence TTGACACAGGGCAGTTTCTGGCAGCTCCACGGTAAAAAAGTCCTTATTATCGGTGCCGTCGTCAGTCTGCTGGGAGCCTGGACTTTCGGCCAGCTTAACATCAAGACCGATGTTGACAGCTATCTGCCGGAGGTGATGCCGGAAGCCGCCAGCTTTGAGCTCATCACCAGCAAAGCCGCTGACGGGCAGTACCTGTACTCGGCTGCTAACGGCGCCGGTCCAATCGGCTACGTCACCGCCGGAGAAGGGCAGGGCTACGGCGGGCCGATCATCGTTCTGGTTGCTTGGACTCTGGATGGTAAAATCACCAATATCCAGGTTCCCCAGCATGAGGAAACCCCGGCCTGGTACAACCGCCTTTACACCGCCCAGTATTTTACTCAATATATCGGGCGGGAGTTTCTTGACCCGTTCACACTCGACGAGGACATCAACGCCGCCTCCGGGGCCACCCGCTCCTCCCACGGCGTCGCCGAGGGCGTTTATGAAGGCCGCCTGCTGCTGGCGGAACACCTCGGCCAGCCGTTTGTCGGCCCCAAGCAGCCAATCCAACTCGGCGCCCCTGAGATCGTCCTGCTGCTGGGACTGGCACTGGTGGTCATCTTCAGGATGGTGCCGGGGCTGCGGCAAAAACGCTGGCCGCGCTATGTCATGCTGGTTTACGGGTTGGTGTTTTTCGGCATCTGGCTCTCGGCGATGCTGTCGCTGATTAACTTCCTCGTCTTCCCCATCGGGTTCGCCCCTTCGCCGGCCACCAACCCGCTGCTGTACGTCATGGTCTTCGGCATCTTGGGTCTGGCCGCCATATTCGGCAAGAATTTCTGGTGCTTCTGGGTCTGCCCGTACTGCGCCCTGCAGGAAGGCGCCCATTTCCTGGGCGGCAGCCAGGTGCGGCCGATCTCCCGGCGCCAGCTGCTTTTACGCAATACCCGTTACATCATTCTCTGGGCGCTGGTGATGTTTGTTTTCATCTCCCGCCAGCCGCAGATTTCGGTCATCGAACCCTGGAATACCGTTTTCAGCCTGGAAGGCAATCTGTCGCAGTGGCTGCTGGTGATCGCCACCCTGGGCGTCAGCCTGTTTATCTATGACTTCTGGTGTCATTTCCTGTGCCCGGTAGGCGCCACCATGGATATCGTGCTTAAAATCCGCACCTGGACGGTCAACGCCATCGGACGGTTCACCGCCCGCTGA
- a CDS encoding FAD-dependent oxidoreductase, producing the protein MAKNDRKNVPVVPAEAVGRRLKNFGANEEFKWSEVKCTACARCSRACPVEAITVSRTDTLKKRLRAAPCSQACPAGLDVSRYVRFIAEGKYDEAAAVIRERAPFPYVLGHICKRPCESRCQRDEYEGSLQIRALKRIAAENDKGLWRKNLKIAPPTGKQAAVIGSGPAGLSAAYFLTLLGHKVTVFEALPDKGGKMLSSIPEYQLPKTVMRQEIEIIESLGVDIRTGSRVDSVENLFKQGFDTAVLAIGVLGWGKSLKLPIPGSGDEGVIDGEGIMDADLPQILEIGRPAKLARRINILGGGSLAFRIALAAARAGAKEVHIFGQEHIGDREADSWEVDEALAEGVVVHSSSLFYRVTSENGKVTGVTGQKIRAFGYDRDGQLHWDPLPGTEEHYPADKVISALGKTGDRPAGDLEVCRNGVFAIGDAVNEQRSVIESIAAGRWAASMADKYLGGDGNLDQSLAPPESPRALTPIREVKRRQPSPVEVKHVRIADGSLAASEQTLTAGPAMADAARCLKCDLCYDLSDYQLDARACVFCGRCIESCMWNAIVPGGGYASTRKRAEEAETKEQAARRRPLAYVLTILVAAGAVLIAAVVLLKAFE; encoded by the coding sequence TTGGCTAAAAATGACAGAAAAAACGTCCCGGTAGTCCCGGCTGAGGCTGTTGGACGCAGGCTCAAAAACTTCGGCGCCAACGAAGAGTTCAAGTGGTCCGAGGTCAAGTGCACCGCCTGCGCCCGCTGCAGCCGCGCCTGCCCGGTGGAGGCCATCACCGTCAGCCGTACCGACACTCTTAAAAAGCGTCTGCGCGCCGCTCCCTGCTCCCAGGCGTGCCCCGCCGGCCTCGACGTCTCCCGGTACGTCCGTTTCATCGCCGAAGGCAAGTATGATGAAGCCGCGGCGGTGATTCGGGAGCGGGCGCCGTTCCCTTACGTGCTGGGGCATATCTGCAAACGCCCATGCGAGTCCAGATGCCAGCGCGACGAATATGAAGGCTCCCTCCAGATCCGGGCCTTGAAGCGCATCGCCGCTGAAAACGATAAAGGCCTGTGGCGGAAAAACCTGAAAATCGCCCCGCCAACCGGTAAACAGGCCGCGGTCATCGGCTCCGGCCCGGCCGGCCTGTCAGCCGCCTATTTTCTGACGCTGCTCGGTCATAAAGTCACCGTCTTTGAAGCCCTGCCGGACAAGGGCGGCAAGATGCTTTCCAGCATTCCCGAATACCAGCTGCCCAAGACGGTGATGCGCCAGGAAATCGAGATTATCGAAAGCCTCGGCGTGGACATCCGCACCGGAAGCCGCGTCGATTCGGTTGAAAACCTCTTCAAGCAGGGCTTCGACACCGCGGTGCTGGCCATCGGCGTCCTCGGCTGGGGCAAGTCTTTGAAACTGCCCATTCCTGGCTCCGGCGACGAAGGCGTCATTGATGGCGAAGGTATAATGGACGCCGATTTGCCGCAGATTCTGGAGATCGGCAGACCCGCCAAATTAGCCCGGCGCATAAACATCCTCGGCGGCGGCAGCCTGGCTTTCCGAATTGCGCTGGCCGCGGCCCGCGCCGGCGCCAAAGAAGTCCATATATTCGGCCAGGAGCATATCGGCGACCGGGAAGCCGATTCGTGGGAAGTCGATGAGGCGCTGGCCGAAGGCGTCGTCGTCCATTCCTCGTCGCTGTTTTATCGTGTCACCAGTGAAAATGGCAAAGTCACCGGCGTGACGGGCCAGAAGATCCGGGCTTTCGGATACGACCGGGACGGCCAGCTCCACTGGGACCCGCTGCCGGGCACCGAAGAGCATTACCCGGCTGACAAAGTGATCTCGGCCCTGGGCAAAACCGGCGACCGGCCTGCCGGCGACCTTGAGGTCTGCCGGAACGGCGTTTTTGCCATCGGCGACGCCGTGAACGAGCAGCGCTCAGTGATAGAATCAATCGCCGCCGGCCGCTGGGCGGCATCCATGGCGGATAAATACCTGGGCGGCGACGGCAACCTGGACCAGTCGCTGGCTCCGCCGGAATCTCCAAGGGCGCTAACCCCGATCCGGGAGGTGAAAAGGCGACAGCCGTCACCGGTTGAAGTCAAGCACGTGCGCATTGCCGACGGTTCGCTGGCCGCCTCGGAACAGACATTGACCGCCGGGCCGGCAATGGCAGATGCCGCCCGCTGCTTGAAATGCGACCTCTGCTACGATCTGAGCGATTACCAGCTGGATGCCCGCGCCTGCGTTTTCTGCGGCCGCTGCATCGAGAGCTGCATGTGGAATGCCATCGTACCCGGCGGCGGCTATGCCTCAACCAGGAAACGCGCCGAAGAAGCCGAAACCAAAGAACAGGCTGCCCGCCGCAGACCCCTGGCGTATGTGCTTACTATACTGGTTGCCGCCGGAGCGGTGCTGATCGCCGCCGTGGTGTTGCTCAAGGCGTTTGAGTAG
- a CDS encoding FAD:protein FMN transferase: protein MNKPLSRRDFIRLSAVGAGVIALGGLGVRELIQAGAAREVSETRALLGTFISIKIIETEEAPAKAAISDAFAEIERLSAILSRHDPASELSILNRAGFIESASPELLGVVQKAGTFAEITGGAFDVSVLPLLDLYAMSFADGGGPPVERDIQAAREKVGYSLIEINGRRVSLAAPGMGITLDGIAKGFVVDQAAALLRARGLTQVLVEAGGDMALRGMREDGQPWKIGLTHPRAMAGYYEVFSTSNDCLATSGDYENAFTPDYSWHHIIDPRIGHSPREVASATVIGPDTTYADAMATAAMVLGVSDSLALFEKLPGVQALLIDKNMKRHFTSGFYNLARAAAS from the coding sequence ATGAACAAGCCGCTTTCCCGACGGGATTTTATACGCCTCAGCGCCGTCGGCGCCGGGGTGATCGCCCTGGGCGGTCTCGGCGTCAGGGAACTGATTCAAGCCGGCGCCGCCCGGGAGGTCAGCGAAACCAGGGCTCTCCTGGGCACCTTCATCAGCATAAAAATCATCGAAACCGAAGAGGCTCCGGCCAAAGCGGCCATCTCCGATGCTTTCGCCGAAATCGAACGGCTCTCGGCCATCCTGTCGCGCCATGACCCGGCCAGCGAGCTTTCAATCCTCAACCGCGCCGGATTCATCGAATCGGCCTCTCCGGAACTGCTGGGCGTGGTGCAGAAAGCAGGCACCTTCGCCGAAATCACCGGCGGAGCCTTCGATGTCTCCGTGCTGCCCCTGCTCGATCTGTACGCCATGAGTTTCGCCGACGGCGGCGGCCCGCCCGTCGAGCGCGACATTCAGGCAGCCAGAGAGAAGGTGGGGTACTCTTTGATAGAGATTAACGGCCGCCGCGTATCGCTGGCGGCGCCGGGCATGGGCATCACCCTTGACGGCATCGCCAAGGGCTTTGTCGTCGACCAGGCTGCCGCCCTGCTGCGCGCCCGCGGCTTGACCCAGGTACTGGTTGAGGCCGGCGGCGATATGGCCCTCCGGGGCATGAGGGAGGACGGCCAGCCCTGGAAGATCGGCCTGACCCATCCCAGGGCTATGGCCGGCTACTATGAGGTTTTTTCGACCTCCAACGACTGCCTGGCGACATCCGGGGATTATGAAAACGCCTTCACCCCTGATTATTCCTGGCATCATATTATAGATCCCCGGATCGGGCACTCACCCAGAGAGGTGGCCTCGGCCACGGTCATCGGGCCTGACACAACCTACGCCGATGCTATGGCCACCGCCGCCATGGTGCTCGGCGTTTCCGACTCGCTGGCGCTGTTTGAAAAACTGCCGGGAGTTCAGGCGCTGCTGATCGATAAAAACATGAAGAGACATTTTACCAGCGGTTTCTATAACCTGGCCAGGGCAGCCGCGTCCTGA
- the selB gene encoding selenocysteine-specific translation elongation factor, translated as MLTLGTAGHIDHGKSSIVKALTSIDPDRLPEEKERGMTIDLGFAWFALPSGEKVGLVDVPGHQHFVRNVIPGLTGIDAVMLIVAADDGWMPQTEEHLQIIDLLGINRGLVVLNKMDLAEADWRDMVKADIASHLGGTSLEQAPIIEVSARTGAGIDSLKAAIENLARYVRQEDAGKPRLPIDRVFNIKGSGTVITGTLHGGHLSVGDALTILPRGLSAHVRGIESYKEHLQRAAPGSRVALNLSGVKKDELERGDIIVRQGQETPLSRYLDADLTLLPTVKQPLKTGAEVSLFFETAELPARVIALEGREVIPGAPALVQLRLDREAAATIGERFILRKSSPAETIGGGRILDPAAERYQLKNAADRLARLAARRRLDADSIIRTELSKTHFALRRGFLRAAALNEAALGRTIEAITKKGDILLKGEYLIGGAFWQEQQKRLISSLAAVHQAEPLKKGLPQAEAAAKLPLPPELFAALVDELASQKKIIRAGDVLALSTHKPALSGSQEEMEKRILAAADKDPAAPPTRTELLQSVPEASPVLRYMLEQGRVVELPEGILMTAAQYRATRQKVIDVLKSKGQIAIQDMAALTGFSRKYSIPFLTRLDQEGITRRQENVRVPARKLE; from the coding sequence TTGCTCACCTTAGGCACCGCCGGCCATATCGACCACGGCAAGTCGAGCATCGTCAAGGCGCTGACCTCCATCGACCCTGACCGGCTGCCGGAGGAAAAAGAGCGCGGCATGACCATTGACCTTGGCTTCGCCTGGTTCGCTTTACCGTCCGGCGAGAAGGTGGGCCTGGTGGATGTTCCCGGCCACCAGCACTTCGTCCGCAACGTCATCCCCGGCCTTACCGGCATCGACGCCGTCATGCTCATCGTGGCCGCGGACGACGGCTGGATGCCTCAAACGGAAGAGCATCTTCAAATCATCGATTTACTGGGAATCAATCGAGGCCTGGTCGTCCTGAACAAGATGGACCTGGCCGAGGCCGACTGGCGGGATATGGTCAAGGCCGATATTGCCAGCCATCTTGGCGGCACCTCCCTGGAACAAGCCCCCATAATCGAGGTTTCGGCCAGGACCGGCGCCGGCATCGACAGCCTCAAAGCGGCGATCGAAAACCTCGCCCGCTATGTCAGACAGGAAGACGCCGGCAAGCCGCGCCTGCCCATCGACCGGGTGTTCAACATCAAAGGCTCCGGCACGGTCATCACCGGCACCCTCCACGGCGGGCATCTTTCGGTCGGCGACGCGCTGACTATCCTGCCCAGGGGGCTTTCCGCCCACGTCCGCGGCATCGAGAGCTACAAGGAACATCTCCAGCGGGCGGCCCCGGGCTCCCGCGTCGCTTTGAACCTGTCTGGAGTTAAAAAAGACGAGCTGGAACGCGGCGATATCATCGTCCGGCAGGGTCAGGAGACGCCGCTGTCGCGCTACCTTGATGCCGACCTGACGCTGCTGCCAACGGTGAAGCAGCCCCTTAAGACCGGCGCCGAAGTATCGCTTTTCTTCGAGACGGCGGAGCTGCCGGCGCGGGTCATCGCCCTGGAAGGTAGGGAGGTAATTCCCGGCGCCCCGGCGCTGGTGCAACTCAGGCTCGACCGCGAAGCCGCGGCCACCATCGGCGAGCGCTTCATCCTGAGGAAAAGCTCCCCGGCTGAAACCATCGGCGGCGGCAGGATCCTTGATCCCGCGGCGGAGCGCTACCAGCTTAAAAATGCGGCCGACCGGCTGGCGCGCCTGGCCGCCCGCCGGAGGCTCGATGCCGATTCCATCATCCGCACCGAGCTTTCCAAGACTCATTTTGCTTTACGGCGGGGCTTTTTAAGAGCGGCCGCCCTGAATGAGGCGGCTCTAGGCCGAACGATCGAGGCAATAACCAAGAAAGGCGATATCCTGCTGAAAGGCGAATACCTTATCGGCGGGGCCTTCTGGCAGGAACAGCAAAAACGGTTGATCAGCAGCCTGGCCGCGGTACATCAGGCTGAGCCTTTGAAAAAAGGCCTGCCGCAGGCCGAGGCGGCGGCCAAACTGCCGCTGCCGCCGGAACTGTTCGCCGCCCTGGTTGACGAACTCGCCAGCCAGAAGAAGATCATCCGCGCCGGCGACGTGCTGGCTCTTTCGACCCACAAGCCGGCGCTGTCCGGCAGCCAGGAAGAGATGGAAAAGCGCATCCTGGCGGCGGCGGACAAGGACCCGGCCGCGCCGCCGACCCGGACCGAGCTGCTGCAATCGGTGCCGGAGGCCTCTCCGGTGCTGCGCTATATGCTGGAGCAGGGCAGGGTGGTCGAACTGCCGGAGGGCATCCTGATGACGGCCGCCCAGTACCGCGCCACCCGGCAAAAGGTCATCGACGTCCTCAAGTCAAAAGGCCAGATCGCCATCCAGGACATGGCCGCCCTCACCGGTTTTTCCCGGAAATACTCCATCCCTTTTCTGACCAGGCTGGACCAGGAAGGCATCACCAGGCGCCAGGAGAACGTCCGGGTGCCGGCGCGCAAGCTGGAGTAG
- the selA gene encoding L-seryl-tRNA(Sec) selenium transferase, whose translation MPNENQSELRKIPSVEKVLSDPALAPAIGRYSHPVVAATVRDVVDRIRQHAAAGGAVPPFEAVVEMVSYHLAAAWPGLLEPVINATGIILHTNLGRAPLPPAAVEALSKLLGGYCALELDLATGERGVRAQSMEKLLEMATGAESALVVNNNAAAVLLVLSTLARGREVIVSRGELVQIGGGFRVPEVMAASGAVLREVGTTNQTFIRDFEAAVSDQTAMLLAVHRSNFAIRGFSHDAALPELKELARQFDLPLVYDLGSGALADTAAFGMSHEPTVAEALAAGCDIVCVSGDKLLGGPQSGIILGKKAYIDRLRKNPLLRALRIDKYAAIALTATILQYLKGQTAELPVYRMMAETLESLARRGDDLVEKLAGAGFSAEVVDGESLAGGGSLPDETLPTRLVAVEVKGSMDDFCRRLRLGSPPVLGRVHEGRFVIDLRTVFPAQDDELVMAMAAAGNSKTCS comes from the coding sequence ATGCCCAACGAAAATCAGAGCGAACTGCGGAAAATCCCTTCGGTCGAGAAGGTTCTTTCCGACCCGGCGCTGGCGCCGGCTATCGGGCGCTATTCCCATCCGGTGGTCGCGGCCACGGTCCGGGATGTCGTCGACCGCATCAGGCAGCACGCCGCCGCCGGCGGCGCGGTGCCGCCTTTTGAGGCTGTCGTCGAGATGGTAAGTTATCACCTGGCTGCCGCATGGCCCGGCTTACTGGAGCCGGTAATCAATGCCACCGGCATCATTCTACATACCAATCTCGGCCGCGCCCCGCTGCCCCCGGCAGCCGTCGAGGCGCTCTCGAAGCTGCTGGGCGGCTACTGCGCCCTTGAACTCGATCTGGCGACGGGCGAACGAGGTGTGCGCGCCCAATCCATGGAAAAGCTGCTGGAAATGGCCACCGGCGCCGAGAGCGCCCTGGTGGTCAACAACAACGCCGCGGCGGTTTTACTCGTCCTGTCCACCCTGGCCAGGGGCCGGGAGGTCATCGTTTCCCGCGGCGAACTGGTGCAGATCGGGGGCGGCTTCCGGGTGCCGGAGGTTATGGCCGCCTCAGGCGCCGTCCTGCGCGAGGTGGGCACCACCAACCAGACCTTCATCCGGGACTTCGAAGCGGCGGTTTCCGATCAAACAGCCATGCTCCTTGCCGTCCACCGCTCCAACTTTGCTATCCGCGGCTTTTCCCACGACGCCGCGCTGCCGGAACTTAAAGAGCTGGCCAGGCAGTTCGACCTGCCGCTGGTCTACGACCTGGGCAGCGGCGCCCTGGCCGATACCGCGGCCTTCGGGATGAGTCACGAGCCGACCGTCGCTGAGGCTCTGGCCGCCGGCTGTGACATCGTCTGCGTCTCAGGCGATAAGCTGCTGGGCGGACCCCAGTCCGGCATCATCCTGGGCAAAAAGGCGTATATCGACCGCCTGCGCAAGAATCCCCTGCTGAGAGCCCTCAGGATCGACAAATACGCCGCCATAGCCCTTACGGCGACCATTCTCCAGTACCTCAAGGGGCAGACCGCCGAACTGCCGGTCTACCGCATGATGGCCGAGACGCTGGAAAGCCTGGCCCGCCGCGGCGATGACCTGGTCGAAAAACTGGCCGGGGCCGGTTTCTCCGCCGAGGTCGTCGACGGCGAGAGCCTGGCCGGCGGCGGATCGCTGCCGGACGAGACCCTGCCGACGCGCCTTGTCGCCGTCGAGGTCAAAGGCTCGATGGACGATTTCTGCCGCCGGCTGCGGCTGGGCTCGCCGCCGGTGCTGGGCAGAGTCCACGAAGGCAGATTCGTCATCGACCTGCGGACGGTTTTCCCGGCGCAGGATGATGAACTGGTTATGGCGATGGCGGCGGCGGGAAATTCTAAAACCTGTTCTTGA
- the selD gene encoding selenide, water dikinase SelD, producing the protein MGPGDLAKALCGLPLKSYPEVLVGLESPDDAGVYRLTPDIAIVQTIDVITPVVDDPFAFGQVAAANSLSDVYAMGGRPVTAMSFVGFPTGKIEIETLRLILEGAVSKLDEAGCALVGGHSVKDDEIKFGLSVTGVIDPKRVLTKGGAKPGDKLILTKPLGTGILLTALKGGRLDEAATTAVIAQMSTLNKAAAEAVNELGANAATDITGFGLLGHAAEMVTQGGIGYKMNWKAIPLMPGVEGWAKAGLVPGGAYSNREYRQGLLDIQFPAEEWMLDVLFDPQTSGGLLIAAPAGIADEMVNNIKARGFPAAAIIGEVVAEPKGRIIVAE; encoded by the coding sequence ATAGGTCCGGGTGACCTAGCTAAAGCGCTGTGCGGCTTGCCGCTCAAGTCCTACCCTGAGGTGCTGGTGGGCCTGGAATCTCCAGACGATGCCGGGGTCTATCGGCTCACGCCTGATATCGCCATCGTCCAGACGATAGACGTCATCACTCCGGTGGTGGATGACCCCTTTGCCTTCGGGCAGGTGGCGGCCGCCAACTCGCTGTCCGACGTCTACGCCATGGGCGGCAGGCCGGTGACGGCCATGAGTTTCGTCGGCTTTCCCACCGGCAAGATAGAGATCGAGACACTGCGCTTGATCCTCGAAGGCGCGGTGTCAAAGCTCGATGAGGCCGGATGCGCCCTGGTCGGCGGCCATTCGGTCAAGGACGACGAGATCAAATTCGGCCTTTCCGTCACCGGCGTTATCGATCCCAAAAGGGTGCTGACCAAGGGCGGAGCCAAGCCGGGGGATAAACTGATTCTCACCAAGCCGCTGGGTACCGGCATCCTGCTCACCGCCCTCAAGGGCGGGCGACTCGACGAGGCGGCGACGACCGCGGTTATCGCTCAGATGTCCACCCTGAACAAGGCCGCCGCCGAGGCGGTGAATGAACTGGGCGCCAATGCCGCCACCGACATCACCGGTTTTGGGCTCCTGGGTCATGCCGCGGAGATGGTGACCCAGGGCGGAATCGGGTATAAAATGAACTGGAAAGCGATTCCGCTGATGCCCGGCGTCGAGGGCTGGGCCAAAGCCGGGCTGGTGCCCGGGGGGGCTTACTCCAACCGGGAATACCGCCAGGGACTGCTTGACATTCAATTTCCGGCGGAGGAATGGATGCTGGACGTATTGTTCGACCCGCAGACCTCGGGCGGACTGCTGATCGCCGCGCCTGCGGGCATCGCTGATGAGATGGTTAATAACATCAAAGCCAGAGGTTTCCCGGCCGCCGCCATCATCGGCGAGGTCGTCGCCGAACCCAAAGGGCGAATAATCGTCGCAGAATAG